The following coding sequences are from one Streptomyces sp. NBC_01485 window:
- a CDS encoding putative leader peptide: MSGTGIALVSRRHVDLCRMSSAICPAR, from the coding sequence ATGTCCGGAACCGGAATCGCCTTGGTGAGTCGGCGGCACGTCGACCTCTGCCGCATGTCCAGCGCCATCTGTCCGGCGCGCTGA
- a CDS encoding GNAT family N-acetyltransferase, whose product MTNIPVTTWSLEQTDPADLLPAAAPEGDVRVVRSEVPSPEFSRFLYASVGGDIRWIDRLRWTYAQWQEHLARPGVETWVAYDRGTPAGYVELEPQDDGVVEIVYFGLVPAFRGRGIGGHLLSQGAARAWELADRWPGLPQTKRVWLHTCSLDGEHAMDNYQRRGFKLFDTEVEEQPEVSAPGPWPGAFPS is encoded by the coding sequence ATGACCAACATTCCCGTGACCACCTGGTCCCTGGAGCAGACCGACCCGGCCGACCTCCTCCCGGCCGCCGCGCCCGAGGGCGACGTCCGGGTCGTCCGCTCCGAGGTCCCCTCCCCCGAGTTCAGCCGCTTCCTGTACGCGTCCGTCGGCGGGGACATCCGCTGGATCGACCGGCTGCGCTGGACGTACGCGCAGTGGCAGGAGCACCTGGCGCGGCCGGGGGTCGAGACCTGGGTCGCGTACGACCGGGGCACGCCGGCCGGATACGTGGAGCTGGAGCCGCAGGACGACGGGGTCGTGGAGATCGTCTACTTCGGCCTGGTGCCGGCCTTCCGGGGGCGGGGGATCGGCGGCCACCTGCTGTCGCAGGGCGCCGCCCGCGCGTGGGAGCTCGCGGACCGCTGGCCCGGGCTGCCGCAGACCAAGCGGGTGTGGCTGCACACGTGCAGCCTGGACGGCGAGCACGCGATGGACAACTACCAGCGGCGCGGTTTCAAGCTGTTCGACACCGAGGTCGAGGAGCAGCCCGAGGTGTCCGCGCCGGGCCCCTGGCCGGGTGCCTTCCCGTCCTGA
- a CDS encoding GAF domain-containing protein, with protein MALPPMNVPQLAAADAARAARMLNEVREARLAGRRARVAPRPVIEQSWERMLRSGVDPEHDFRAGLLSADEVRRRREESPLREVLPVLREGLLSVADAAHHIMVVADEEGRVLWREGCNPVLRKADGLGFELGADWGEAVVGTNGVGTPAVVRRPVQVFAAEHFVRSHTTWTCAGAPITDPRNGRLLGVIDVSGPLETMHPATLAWVDAVAKLAESRLREKHLSSLERLRAVAAPVLARLAGRGAVVDGDGWTAAVTGMPYASRIALPKSPSPGRRWLPTLGLCSVEPLAGGWLVRSVADAGEPQAGGATRIVLDLTRPRSWSVTVSGGAGSWCHELSPRHAELLYLVATRRCGRSAAGLAEDMFGDPGRTVTVRAEVSRVRRYLGGLLQHRPYRFCEDAEVELLLPADPKGLLPHSIAPAVVRDRASAP; from the coding sequence GTGGCGCTGCCACCGATGAACGTGCCGCAGCTCGCGGCCGCCGACGCCGCGCGGGCGGCGCGGATGCTCAACGAGGTGCGCGAGGCCCGGCTGGCCGGCCGGCGGGCGCGCGTCGCCCCGCGTCCCGTGATCGAGCAGTCCTGGGAGCGGATGCTGCGCAGCGGCGTCGACCCCGAGCACGATTTCCGGGCGGGACTGCTCAGCGCCGACGAGGTGCGCAGACGGCGCGAGGAGTCGCCGTTGCGGGAGGTGCTGCCGGTGCTGCGCGAGGGGCTGCTGTCGGTCGCGGACGCCGCCCACCACATCATGGTCGTCGCCGACGAGGAGGGCCGGGTGCTGTGGCGCGAGGGCTGCAACCCCGTGCTGCGCAAGGCCGACGGGCTCGGTTTCGAGCTGGGCGCGGACTGGGGCGAGGCGGTGGTCGGCACCAACGGCGTGGGCACGCCGGCGGTGGTGCGGCGGCCCGTGCAGGTGTTCGCCGCCGAGCACTTCGTACGCTCGCACACGACCTGGACCTGCGCGGGCGCCCCGATCACCGATCCGCGCAACGGCCGGCTGCTCGGGGTGATCGACGTCAGCGGGCCGCTGGAGACGATGCATCCGGCCACCCTCGCCTGGGTCGACGCGGTGGCGAAGCTCGCCGAGTCCAGACTGCGGGAGAAGCACCTGAGTTCGCTGGAACGGCTGCGCGCGGTGGCCGCGCCGGTGCTGGCCCGGCTCGCCGGCCGGGGGGCGGTGGTGGACGGGGACGGCTGGACGGCCGCGGTGACCGGGATGCCGTACGCGAGCCGGATCGCGCTGCCCAAGTCGCCTTCCCCGGGCCGCCGATGGCTGCCGACGCTCGGGTTGTGCTCGGTCGAGCCGCTGGCCGGGGGCTGGCTGGTGCGGTCGGTGGCCGATGCCGGCGAACCGCAGGCGGGCGGCGCGACCCGGATCGTGCTGGACCTGACCCGGCCCCGGAGCTGGTCGGTGACGGTGTCGGGGGGCGCGGGCTCGTGGTGCCACGAACTCAGTCCCCGGCACGCCGAGTTGCTCTACCTGGTGGCGACACGCCGCTGCGGCCGCAGCGCGGCGGGCCTGGCCGAGGACATGTTCGGCGACCCGGGCCGTACGGTGACGGTGCGGGCCGAAGTGTCCCGGGTGCGGCGGTATCTGGGGGGACTTCTGCAACATCGGCCGTATCGTTTCTGCGAGGATGCCGAGGTCGAGCTGCTCCTGCCGGCGGATCCGAAGGGCCTGCTGCCCCACTCGATCGCGCCCGCGGTGGTCCGCGACCGTGCGTCGGCACCGTAG
- a CDS encoding acyl-CoA dehydrogenase family protein, translating into MTGRTHTVTNQPPPLTGYDVYGTDQALVAAVERHLAPELLDEARGELSALGQAAGSAQVQEWAVQADTYPPKLRTHDRYGHRVDEVDFHPAWHRLLGKGVGAGLTNAWGRPGGHVRRAAGFLVWTQAEAGNGCPLSMTHAAVPALRTDPELAAEWEPRLTSTLYDRELRPARLKSGALFGMGMTEKQGGSDVRANTTVATALAEDGTYELTGHKWFCSAPMSDGFLVLAQAGPSRGGGGLTCFLVPRVLEDGTRNVFRLQRLKDKLGNRSNASGEVEFDGTWARRVGEEGRGVRTIIDMVAATRLDCVLGSAGLMRQAVAQAIHHCTHRAAFGGKLVDKPLMRNVLADLALESEAATTLALRLAAAYDDGGEQERALLRIAVPAAKYWVTKRCTPVTVEALECLGGNGYVEESGMPRLVRESPLNSVWEGAGNVQALDVLRALRQEPQALNAYLQEVGRARGADHRLDAAIKGLLTELADLDGVEGRARRLAERFALVLQGSLLVRFAPPEVADAFCASRLGGDGGAAFGTLPHTLDLAAIVDRAGPGLGISPGP; encoded by the coding sequence ATGACAGGCCGCACCCACACCGTGACCAACCAGCCCCCGCCCCTGACCGGGTACGACGTCTACGGCACCGACCAGGCGCTGGTGGCCGCCGTCGAACGGCACCTGGCTCCGGAGCTGCTCGACGAGGCGCGCGGCGAGTTGTCGGCGCTCGGGCAGGCGGCCGGATCGGCGCAGGTGCAGGAGTGGGCGGTGCAGGCGGACACGTATCCGCCGAAACTGCGGACGCACGACCGGTACGGGCATCGCGTCGACGAGGTCGACTTCCATCCGGCGTGGCACCGGCTGCTCGGCAAGGGCGTCGGGGCCGGGCTGACGAATGCCTGGGGGCGGCCGGGCGGGCATGTGCGGCGGGCCGCGGGGTTCCTGGTGTGGACACAGGCCGAGGCGGGCAACGGCTGTCCGCTGTCGATGACCCACGCGGCGGTGCCCGCGCTGCGCACCGACCCGGAGCTGGCCGCCGAGTGGGAGCCCCGGCTGACGTCCACGCTCTACGACCGTGAGCTGCGGCCGGCCCGGCTGAAGTCCGGGGCGCTGTTCGGGATGGGGATGACGGAGAAACAGGGCGGCAGCGACGTACGGGCCAACACGACCGTCGCCACCGCTCTCGCCGAGGACGGGACGTACGAGCTGACCGGGCACAAGTGGTTCTGTTCGGCACCCATGTCGGACGGGTTCCTGGTGCTCGCCCAGGCGGGGCCGAGCCGGGGTGGCGGCGGGCTGACGTGTTTCCTCGTGCCGCGCGTGCTCGAGGACGGCACCCGTAACGTCTTCCGCCTCCAGCGGCTCAAGGACAAGCTGGGGAACCGGTCCAACGCCTCCGGCGAGGTCGAGTTCGACGGGACGTGGGCGCGCCGGGTCGGCGAGGAGGGGCGCGGGGTGCGCACCATCATCGACATGGTCGCGGCGACCCGGCTGGACTGCGTGCTCGGGTCGGCGGGGCTGATGCGGCAGGCGGTGGCACAGGCGATCCATCACTGCACGCACCGAGCGGCGTTCGGCGGGAAGCTCGTCGACAAACCGTTGATGCGCAATGTCCTGGCCGATCTCGCGCTGGAGTCGGAGGCGGCGACCACGCTCGCGCTGCGGCTGGCGGCGGCCTACGACGACGGGGGCGAGCAGGAGCGGGCGCTGCTGCGGATCGCGGTTCCGGCGGCCAAGTACTGGGTGACCAAGCGCTGTACGCCGGTGACGGTGGAGGCCTTGGAGTGCCTGGGCGGAAACGGTTACGTGGAGGAGTCGGGGATGCCCCGGCTGGTGCGCGAGTCGCCGCTGAACTCGGTGTGGGAGGGCGCGGGCAACGTCCAGGCGCTGGATGTGCTGCGGGCGCTGCGGCAGGAGCCGCAGGCGCTGAACGCCTATCTCCAGGAGGTGGGGCGGGCGCGCGGGGCCGATCACCGGCTGGACGCGGCGATCAAGGGCCTGCTGACGGAACTGGCGGATCTGGACGGCGTCGAGGGGCGGGCCAGGCGGCTGGCGGAGCGCTTCGCGCTGGTGCTCCAGGGGTCGCTGCTGGTGCGGTTCGCGCCGCCGGAGGTCGCCGACGCGTTCTGCGCCTCGCGGCTGGGCGGGGACGGGGGCGCGGCCTTCGGGACGCTGCCCCACACTCTGGACCTGGCGGCGATCGTCGACCGGGCCGGGCCCGGACTCGGAATCAGCCCCGGACCCTGA
- a CDS encoding YihY/virulence factor BrkB family protein produces the protein MQPASQSPEQPGSPTGRLHRARALYRNVSKRRTAWLLVKDTVNSCIEYRILGLAAEAAFFTLLSVPPLLLSLIGLLGYVDDWTGTDSISSLESNLLEASRTVLSDKGVRQIAQPILDDVMRGGRPDVISIGFLFALWSGSRAVNVFIDTITVMYGLDGVRGIVKTRLVAFLLFVAALLIGSIALPLMVAGPDAVVRIVPWSTTVVQVLYWPVVIVLSIAFLTTLYHVSVPVRSPWIEDVPGALVALAMWVLGSFLLRIYLTNTIEGATIYGSLAAAVAVLLWIGVSAFAVLVGAAVNAAIDRVWPAAATAAARAANERQRQEEAVEYVARVAAIRSHEDDDPDDPDMPSEFPERWSRFLPPEDVTGRFRTHAKSSPKGNGGSGGTGGTGGNGRNGANGANGGNGGAGGNGGTGSNGEGRLPGK, from the coding sequence GTGCAGCCAGCAAGTCAGTCCCCCGAGCAACCCGGGAGCCCCACCGGGCGTCTCCACCGGGCGCGTGCCCTTTACCGGAACGTCTCCAAGCGCCGGACCGCCTGGCTGCTGGTGAAGGACACCGTCAACTCCTGCATCGAGTACCGCATCCTCGGCCTCGCCGCCGAGGCCGCCTTCTTCACGCTGCTGTCCGTGCCGCCGCTGCTCCTCAGCCTCATCGGCCTGCTCGGCTACGTCGACGACTGGACCGGCACCGACTCCATCAGCAGCCTGGAGAGCAACCTTCTCGAGGCCTCCCGCACGGTCCTGTCCGACAAGGGCGTGCGGCAGATCGCCCAGCCGATCCTCGACGACGTGATGCGGGGCGGCCGCCCCGACGTCATCTCCATCGGTTTCCTGTTCGCGCTGTGGTCCGGCTCGCGCGCGGTCAACGTCTTCATCGACACGATCACCGTGATGTACGGCCTCGACGGGGTGCGCGGCATCGTCAAGACGCGGCTGGTGGCGTTCCTGCTGTTCGTCGCGGCCCTGCTGATCGGCTCGATCGCGCTGCCGCTGATGGTCGCCGGGCCGGACGCGGTGGTGCGGATCGTGCCCTGGTCGACGACCGTGGTGCAGGTCCTGTACTGGCCCGTCGTGATCGTCCTGTCCATCGCGTTCCTGACGACGCTCTACCACGTCTCCGTGCCCGTCCGCTCCCCGTGGATCGAGGACGTGCCCGGCGCGCTCGTCGCCCTCGCCATGTGGGTGCTCGGCAGTTTCCTGCTCCGGATCTACCTGACGAACACGATCGAGGGCGCCACCATCTACGGCTCCCTCGCCGCCGCCGTCGCCGTACTGCTGTGGATCGGCGTGTCCGCCTTCGCCGTGCTGGTCGGCGCCGCCGTCAACGCCGCGATCGACCGCGTCTGGCCGGCCGCCGCGACGGCCGCGGCCCGCGCCGCCAACGAACGGCAACGGCAGGAGGAGGCCGTGGAGTACGTCGCCCGCGTGGCGGCGATCCGCTCCCACGAGGACGACGACCCAGACGACCCCGACATGCCGTCCGAGTTCCCCGAACGCTGGTCCCGCTTCCTTCCACCGGAGGACGTGACGGGACGCTTCCGCACGCATGCGAAGAGTTCTCCGAAGGGGAACGGGGGCAGTGGGGGGACCGGCGGGACTGGCGGGAACGGCCGGAACGGGGCTAATGGAGCGAACGGCGGTAATGGGGGTGCTGGGGGTAACGGCGGTACTGGGAGTAACGGGGAGGGCCGGCTCCCGGGGAAGTGA
- a CDS encoding AraC family transcriptional regulator translates to MYEERASRLAGAVVWTNTPSPDSGMLPVLPDGCMDVMWSEGRLLVAGPDTRAHVPDGPPVPWSGIRLHPGTAPAFLNVPAHELRDRRVELAELWPASEVRRLNARVAAAAHPAVALEELALERAAPPDPALRRLVAALAAGRPVAATADELGLGARQLHRRSLAAFGYGPKTLARILRLQRALALARTGVPYADTAARAGYADQAHLSRDVREFTGRTMGDLLR, encoded by the coding sequence GTGTACGAGGAGCGGGCCTCCCGGCTGGCCGGGGCGGTGGTGTGGACGAACACGCCGTCGCCGGATTCCGGAATGCTTCCCGTGCTGCCCGATGGCTGCATGGACGTGATGTGGAGCGAGGGCAGACTGCTGGTCGCCGGACCGGACACCCGGGCCCACGTCCCCGACGGCCCGCCCGTGCCCTGGTCGGGCATCCGCCTCCACCCCGGCACCGCGCCAGCCTTCCTCAACGTACCGGCCCACGAACTACGCGACCGGCGTGTGGAGTTGGCCGAACTGTGGCCGGCATCGGAGGTGCGGCGCCTGAACGCTCGGGTCGCTGCTGCGGCGCACCCGGCGGTGGCACTCGAGGAACTGGCGCTGGAGCGGGCGGCTCCGCCCGACCCCGCACTGCGCCGACTGGTCGCCGCCCTCGCCGCGGGCCGGCCGGTGGCCGCAACGGCCGACGAACTCGGCCTCGGCGCCCGCCAGTTGCACCGCCGCTCCCTGGCCGCCTTCGGCTACGGCCCCAAGACCCTGGCCCGCATCCTGCGCCTGCAACGGGCTCTGGCGCTGGCCCGGACGGGGGTGCCGTACGCGGACACGGCGGCCCGCGCCGGTTACGCCGACCAGGCCCATCTCTCCCGCGACGTAAGGGAGTTCACGGGCCGCACAATGGGCGACCTGCTGCGCTAG
- a CDS encoding VOC family protein yields the protein MSPRFDAIGLVVSDMAASVAFYRRLGFAFPEGAEREPHVEAELPGGLRLLLDTEDTVRSFHPGWRQPSGSGRASLALHCDTPGEVDTVYEELVGAGHRGELKPWDAFWGQRYAVVHDPDGNGVDLFAPLAP from the coding sequence ATGAGTCCACGATTTGATGCCATCGGCCTGGTCGTCTCCGACATGGCCGCCTCCGTCGCCTTCTACCGCCGGCTTGGGTTCGCCTTTCCCGAGGGTGCCGAGCGAGAGCCGCATGTCGAGGCTGAACTGCCTGGTGGGCTGCGGCTGTTGCTGGATACCGAGGACACCGTCCGCTCGTTCCACCCGGGGTGGCGGCAGCCGTCCGGAAGCGGTCGGGCGTCGCTGGCGCTGCACTGCGACACGCCGGGCGAGGTCGACACCGTGTACGAGGAGCTGGTGGGCGCCGGTCACCGGGGCGAGCTGAAGCCGTGGGACGCCTTCTGGGGCCAGCGGTACGCCGTCGTGCACGACCCCGACGGCAACGGCGTCGATCTGTTCGCGCCGCTGGCCCCATAG
- a CDS encoding VOC family protein, protein MNTFPARLDHVVLATPDLATTVAEFARRTGVVPAPGGVHVELGTRNYLVGLGGCAYLEIIGPDPEQPAPSHARPFGVDGLASARTITWAISPPDLDAAVAAARARGYDTGDVREMSRRRPDGTLLRWRLTDGGSPHPSGLIPFLIDWGTTPHPSASDVPVSPLLALTATAPDPEEIRPLLSTLGTDLALTKGPAGFSFTVDTSNGPVTFT, encoded by the coding sequence ATGAACACCTTTCCCGCACGCCTCGATCACGTAGTCCTCGCAACGCCCGATCTGGCGACGACGGTCGCCGAGTTCGCCCGGCGCACGGGAGTGGTCCCGGCTCCGGGCGGAGTGCATGTCGAGCTCGGCACCCGCAACTACCTTGTGGGGCTGGGTGGTTGTGCTTACCTGGAGATCATCGGCCCGGATCCGGAGCAGCCCGCGCCGTCCCACGCGCGTCCCTTCGGGGTCGACGGGCTCGCCTCGGCGCGGACGATCACCTGGGCGATCAGCCCGCCCGATCTCGACGCGGCGGTCGCGGCGGCCCGCGCCCGGGGCTACGACACCGGTGACGTACGGGAGATGAGCCGGCGTCGCCCCGACGGCACCCTGCTCCGGTGGCGGCTGACCGACGGCGGCTCCCCGCACCCGTCCGGCCTGATCCCGTTCCTCATCGACTGGGGCACGACGCCCCACCCGTCCGCGTCGGACGTGCCCGTCAGTCCCCTGCTGGCGCTGACCGCGACCGCCCCCGACCCCGAGGAGATCCGCCCGCTGCTGAGCACCCTCGGCACCGATCTCGCCCTCACCAAGGGTCCGGCGGGCTTCTCCTTCACGGTGGACACATCCAACGGGCCGGTGACGTTCACCTGA
- a CDS encoding hydroxyacid dehydrogenase, translating to MPSAQLPRAVFAMDPVHLPLLFPAPLMARLRRTAEIDPALVVRDFADPAAAAALADAEVLITGWGCPRLDADTLASTPRLRTVLHAAGSVRSLVGESLWKRGVTVSSAVTGNAVPVAEYTLAMILLAGKDAFVHRERFRRTHAQPTPAETAATGNLGRRIGVIGASRVGRRLLELLRPHDFEILLHDPYVDAAEATQLGAQSMPLEDLLRLSDIVSLHAPDIPETHHMLDRARLSLIRDGGVLINTSRGALVDHTALTEELVSGRLHAILDVTDPEPLPADSPLHRLPNVFLTPHIAGSLGNELGRLGHIVVEEVERLADGLPLAHEVHHADLTRVA from the coding sequence ATGCCCAGCGCCCAGTTGCCCAGGGCCGTGTTCGCCATGGATCCGGTGCACCTTCCTCTGCTGTTCCCCGCACCGCTCATGGCCCGGCTGCGGCGAACGGCCGAGATCGACCCCGCGCTCGTCGTCCGGGACTTCGCCGATCCCGCCGCCGCGGCGGCGCTGGCCGACGCCGAGGTCCTGATCACCGGTTGGGGTTGCCCCCGCCTCGACGCGGACACCCTCGCCTCGACACCCCGGCTGCGGACGGTCCTGCATGCCGCCGGCTCGGTCCGCTCGCTGGTCGGCGAGTCCCTGTGGAAGCGGGGAGTGACCGTGTCCAGCGCGGTCACCGGCAACGCCGTCCCGGTCGCCGAGTACACCCTCGCGATGATCCTGCTCGCCGGGAAGGACGCCTTCGTCCACCGCGAGCGTTTCCGTCGTACCCACGCCCAGCCGACCCCCGCCGAGACCGCGGCCACCGGCAACCTCGGCCGCCGCATCGGCGTCATCGGCGCCTCGCGCGTGGGCCGCCGCCTCCTGGAGCTACTGCGCCCTCACGACTTCGAGATCCTCCTGCACGACCCGTACGTGGACGCGGCCGAGGCCACCCAACTCGGCGCGCAGTCAATGCCGTTGGAGGATCTGCTGCGGCTCAGCGACATCGTCAGCCTGCACGCGCCCGACATTCCCGAGACCCACCACATGCTCGACCGCGCCCGGCTCTCCCTGATCCGGGACGGTGGCGTGCTCATCAACACCTCCCGGGGCGCCCTCGTCGACCACACCGCCCTCACCGAGGAACTGGTCTCCGGCCGGCTGCACGCGATCCTGGACGTCACCGACCCCGAGCCACTGCCCGCCGACTCCCCTCTCCACCGGTTGCCCAACGTCTTTCTCACACCGCACATCGCCGGTTCCCTCGGCAACGAGCTGGGACGGCTCGGCCACATCGTCGTCGAGGAGGTGGAGCGGCTGGCCGACGGGCTGCCCCTCGCCCACGAAGTGCACCACGCCGACCTGACCCGGGTGGCCTGA
- a CDS encoding carboxylesterase/lipase family protein — translation MVTTPYGAVRGRYEDGGIAVFRGIPYGAPPFGPRRFRPPVPPAPWNGVRDAGAFGPTPPKPPYSEAFAQYLADPVVPGDDCLNLNVWTPEPGPGARLPVLVWLHGGALTRGSSAVPVYDGRNFARDGIVFVSINYRLGVEGYGLFPDAPANPGLRDQLAALEWVHRSIGDFGGDPDRVTLAGQSAGAISVGALIAAPQAQGLFRRAVLQSGPPEAFERDKVRRMVRRMATRLKIPATAEAFAAVDRDLLLRTQAEVGRLSSPVLGGPAFGIVIDGDLVPCDPLEALVDGAVGSGIDLLLGWTRDEYRLWLVPGGLLEHVDRMGPVAFAGAMARCHCGPEVPRGYRALHPGAGTAEIVGQMVTDNLLRLPLQRLADARPGSSYVYEFAWPSLRPGLGACHALELGFVFDTGETPESAKLAGDGVPRELADAMHGAWTRFAATGDPGWEPWDAAHPVRIFGEVGSPGSPGSPSPGSVDSGPYEGDGTPYAVDGMSYTAYGPRDRELDLWTADPAALPGEPAVGTATPDPLLGRPVRGAELRSAVRRLRRAGGVRGR, via the coding sequence GTGGTCACGACCCCCTACGGGGCCGTACGCGGGAGGTACGAGGACGGCGGCATCGCGGTCTTCCGGGGGATTCCCTACGGGGCACCCCCGTTCGGGCCGCGCAGATTCCGGCCCCCGGTGCCGCCCGCGCCCTGGAACGGGGTGCGCGACGCGGGAGCCTTCGGTCCGACGCCGCCGAAACCGCCGTACTCCGAGGCCTTCGCCCAGTACCTGGCCGACCCCGTCGTGCCGGGCGACGACTGCCTCAACCTCAACGTCTGGACGCCCGAGCCCGGCCCGGGGGCCCGGCTGCCCGTGCTCGTGTGGCTGCATGGAGGTGCCCTGACCAGGGGTTCGTCGGCCGTGCCCGTGTACGACGGACGGAACTTCGCGCGCGACGGAATCGTCTTCGTGTCGATCAACTACCGGCTGGGGGTGGAGGGCTACGGACTGTTCCCGGACGCCCCCGCCAACCCCGGCCTGCGCGACCAGCTCGCCGCGCTGGAGTGGGTGCATCGTTCCATCGGGGATTTCGGAGGCGACCCTGACAGGGTCACCCTGGCCGGACAGTCCGCCGGAGCGATCAGCGTCGGCGCGCTGATCGCGGCCCCGCAGGCGCAGGGCCTGTTCCGGCGGGCCGTCCTGCAGAGCGGGCCGCCGGAGGCCTTCGAGCGGGACAAGGTCCGGCGCATGGTGCGCCGTATGGCGACCCGGCTGAAGATCCCTGCCACCGCCGAGGCCTTCGCCGCCGTCGACCGGGACCTGCTGTTGCGCACCCAGGCCGAGGTCGGCAGGCTCAGCAGCCCCGTCCTGGGCGGGCCCGCCTTCGGCATCGTCATCGACGGCGACCTCGTCCCGTGCGACCCCCTTGAAGCCCTCGTCGACGGGGCCGTGGGCTCGGGCATCGACCTGCTCCTCGGCTGGACCCGTGACGAGTACCGGCTGTGGCTGGTCCCGGGCGGCCTGCTGGAGCACGTGGACCGGATGGGTCCCGTCGCCTTCGCCGGCGCCATGGCCCGCTGCCACTGCGGCCCCGAGGTGCCGCGTGGTTACCGGGCCCTGCATCCGGGGGCCGGTACCGCCGAGATCGTCGGCCAGATGGTCACCGACAACCTGCTGCGCCTGCCCCTGCAGCGGCTGGCCGACGCCCGCCCCGGGTCGTCGTACGTGTACGAGTTCGCCTGGCCGTCGCTCCGGCCCGGCCTCGGCGCCTGCCACGCCCTCGAACTCGGCTTCGTCTTCGACACCGGCGAGACGCCCGAGTCCGCGAAGCTCGCGGGGGACGGCGTGCCGCGGGAGCTCGCCGACGCGATGCACGGGGCGTGGACACGGTTCGCCGCGACGGGCGACCCCGGCTGGGAGCCCTGGGACGCGGCGCATCCGGTGCGGATCTTCGGCGAGGTCGGCAGTCCCGGCAGTCCCGGCAGTCCCAGTCCCGGCAGTGTCGACAGCGGACCGTATGAGGGCGACGGTACTCCGTACGCGGTCGACGGTATGTCGTATACCGCGTACGGTCCACGCGACCGGGAGCTCGACCTGTGGACGGCCGATCCCGCCGCCCTGCCGGGAGAACCCGCCGTCGGGACGGCGACCCCGGACCCTCTGCTGGGCAGACCCGTGCGGGGCGCGGAGCTGAGGTCGGCGGTACGCCGACTGCGCCGCGCCGGGGGAGTACGGGGACGCTGA
- the mmuM gene encoding homocysteine S-methyltransferase, giving the protein MTSDTPAPLAETSLAAALSAGTVVLDGGMSNQLESAGHDLSDGLWSARLLAERPEAITEAHLAYFEAGANVAITSSYQATFEGFAKRGIDHETAVRLLTQSVELAREAARQARSKGGTHPLWVAASVGPYGAMLADGSEYRGRYGLSVEELERFHRPRLEVLAAAAPDVLALETVPDADEAEALLRAVRGLGVPAWLSYSIAGDRTRAGQPLEEAFALAADADEVIAVGVNCCAPEDVDAAVATAARVTGKPVVVYPNSGEAWDAQARAWNGRSTFAPEQVLRWRESGARLIGGCCRVGPEAVTSIAHTLTSA; this is encoded by the coding sequence ATGACCAGCGACACTCCTGCTCCCCTCGCGGAGACCTCCCTCGCCGCGGCTCTCTCTGCCGGAACCGTTGTCCTCGACGGCGGTATGTCCAACCAGCTGGAGTCCGCCGGGCACGATCTGAGCGACGGGCTGTGGTCGGCGCGGCTGCTCGCCGAGCGGCCCGAGGCGATCACCGAGGCCCACCTCGCCTACTTCGAGGCGGGTGCGAACGTGGCGATCACCTCCAGCTACCAGGCCACGTTCGAGGGTTTCGCGAAGCGCGGCATCGACCACGAGACGGCCGTCCGGCTGCTCACGCAGAGCGTGGAGCTGGCCCGGGAGGCTGCCCGGCAGGCCCGGAGCAAGGGGGGCACGCACCCGTTGTGGGTGGCCGCGTCGGTCGGCCCCTACGGGGCGATGCTCGCGGACGGCTCCGAGTACCGGGGCCGCTACGGTCTCAGCGTCGAGGAGTTGGAACGCTTCCACCGTCCCCGGCTGGAAGTCCTGGCCGCGGCCGCGCCCGACGTGCTGGCGCTGGAGACGGTTCCCGACGCCGACGAGGCCGAGGCCCTGCTGCGCGCGGTGCGCGGACTCGGGGTGCCGGCCTGGCTGTCGTACTCGATCGCCGGTGACCGTACGCGCGCCGGGCAGCCGTTGGAGGAGGCGTTCGCCCTGGCCGCCGACGCGGACGAGGTGATCGCGGTCGGCGTGAACTGCTGTGCCCCCGAGGACGTCGACGCCGCCGTGGCGACCGCGGCACGGGTGACGGGCAAGCCGGTCGTCGTCTACCCCAACAGCGGCGAAGCCTGGGACGCGCAGGCCCGCGCCTGGAACGGCCGCTCCACCTTCGCCCCCGAACAGGTCCTGCGCTGGCGGGAGTCGGGGGCACGGCTGATCGGCGGCTGCTGCCGGGTCGGCCCGGAGGCGGTCACGTCGATCGCCCATACCCTGACGTCCGCATAG
- a CDS encoding VOC family protein: protein MSSIKQFQVTFDCADPERVARFWCEVLGYVVPPPPEGFATWDDFDRSLPPEQQGSSFACGDPSGVGPRLYFQRVPEGKVVKNRVHLDVRAGTGLVGEERLATLEAECARLVALGATCEQVLLADDQNESCIVMQDIEGNEFCLD from the coding sequence ATGTCATCGATCAAGCAGTTCCAGGTCACCTTCGACTGCGCAGACCCTGAGCGCGTCGCTCGCTTTTGGTGCGAGGTGCTGGGGTACGTCGTACCGCCGCCACCGGAGGGGTTCGCCACGTGGGACGACTTCGACCGCTCTCTGCCGCCTGAGCAGCAGGGCTCCTCGTTCGCCTGCGGTGATCCCTCAGGCGTGGGCCCGCGGCTGTACTTCCAGCGCGTCCCCGAAGGCAAGGTCGTCAAGAACCGGGTGCATCTCGACGTGCGAGCCGGCACCGGGCTCGTGGGTGAAGAACGCCTCGCCACACTCGAAGCCGAGTGCGCACGACTGGTCGCGCTCGGCGCGACATGCGAGCAAGTGCTCCTTGCCGACGACCAGAACGAGTCGTGCATCGTGATGCAGGACATCGAGGGCAACGAGTTCTGCCTCGACTGA